A genomic region of Miscanthus floridulus cultivar M001 chromosome 3, ASM1932011v1, whole genome shotgun sequence contains the following coding sequences:
- the LOC136543103 gene encoding aspartic proteinase CDR1-like codes for MTILIINDFHRQGAKTSSDEGSETGGGDEDYVVVNLDFSRRVGFKNKDGALQFPVFHSKHPCLLLESSSSSSSSAGSGNATAIIHPSAYSVPKASPVVANDVIHKGKLFMVISLGTPAVFNLVTIDTGSTLSWVQCRSCQIQCHTPPPEVGPIFDDGNSSTYQRVSCSSQDCAAVHERLGVLSGCVEQTDTCLYSLRYGSGPLAQYSVGRLGRDRLRLALTDDGGGVDGFFFGCSDDVQFNGREAGIVGFGNEAFSFLNQVLAAQRQQQRNGGGGYSYNAFSYCFPGSHDAEGFLSIGPYARDDDNDAKLEFTNLIFGYAGDDRRRFVYSLQQLDMMVDGQRLDIDPSVYTMQMMIVDSGTPVTFLLAPVFDALDKAVTAAMAAKGYARARHQLQDEENTLCFWVPGETVDWSDLPTVEMKFTAGTGLKLPPQNAFDQRFVDSDGRLLCLPFQPRAAGVNGVQILGNKATRTFRVVFDLQARMFGFQPDAC; via the coding sequence CTTGCAATTTCCTGTGTTCCACAGCAAGCATCCCTGCTTGTTGCTGGAGTCGTCgtcatcttcatcctcatctGCAGGTTCTGGGAATGCGACTGCAATAATCCATCCATCCGCATACTCAGTACCGAAGGCGAGCCCTGTGGTCGCGAACGATGTGATCCACAAAGGGAAGCTGTTCATGGTCATCAGCCTAGGCACCCCTGCCGTCTTCAACCTCGTGACCATCGACACCGGCTCCACACTCTCCTGGGTGCAGTGCCGAAGCTGCCAGATCCAGTGCCACACGCCGCCGCCGGAGGTTGGGCCCATCTTCGACGACGGCAACTCCAGCACGTACCAGCGCGTCTCCTGCTCCAGCCAAGACTGCGCCGCCGTCCACGAACGCCTCGGCGTGCTCTCCGGCTGCGTCGAGCAGACGGACACCTGCCTTTACAGCCTCCGGTATGGGTCCGGTCCGCTGGCGCAGTACTCCGTGGGCAGGCTGGGGAGAGACAGGCTCAGGCTTGCTCTtactgacgacggcggcggcgttgACGGCTTCTTCTTCGGGTGCAGCGACGACGTCCAGTTCAACGGCCGTGAAGCCGGCATCGTCGGTTTCGGGAACGAGGCGTTCTCCTTCCTCAACCAGGTGCTGGCTgcgcagcggcagcagcagcgcaaCGGTGGTGGTGGTTACAGTTACAATGCCTTCTCCTACTGCTTCCCAGGCAGCCATGACGCGGAGGGATTCCTCTCCATCGGCCCGTACGCCCGGGACGACGACAACGACGCCAAGCTAGAGTTCACCAACCTCATCTTTGGGTACGCCGGCGACGACCGTAGACGATTCGTCTACTCGCTCCAGCAGCTCGACATGATGGTCGACGGGCAGCGGCTGGACATCGACCCGTCTGTCTACACGATGCAGATGATGATCGTCGACTCTGGGACTCCTGTCACCTTCCTTTTGGCCCCGGTCTTCGATGCTCTCGACAAGGCGgtgacggcggccatggcggccaaggGCTATGCTCGGGCTCGGCACCAGCTGCAGGACGAGGAGAACACGCTCTGCTTCTGGGTTCCAGGTGAGACGGTCGACTGGAGTGACCTGCCGACGGTGGAGATGAAGTTCACGGCGGGGACTGGCCTGAAGTTGCCGCCGCAGAATGCGTTCGACCAACGGTTCGTCGACTCCGACGGCCGCCTCCTCTGCCTGCCGTTTCAGCCAAGAGCTGCTGGCGTGAATGGCGTCCAGATTCTTGGGAACAAGGCCACAAGAACCTTCAGGGTTGTGTTTGATCTCCAAGCCAGGATGTTTGGATTTCAACCAGACGCCTGCTAG